The following DNA comes from Anopheles arabiensis isolate DONGOLA chromosome 3, AaraD3, whole genome shotgun sequence.
ACGGACCTATTGGTCTAATCTTTTctattataataaaaacacacatacatcaagCATACACGCTACAGATCCATACATACACGGGAGATCCATGCACACACGGGATTCGATCTCGCCGTTGAGAAGCCGAAAGATAAACACGcactgttgttgttagtattgtttagagaggctttggctcctgcggagttctttcgcctcttaaATAAACACGCACTGCGCATTTCGACGCCGTTTGCTGAGTGTTTCGAGTCCGAGAAGCAGACTCCGCTGATGGTAGGAAGGCCTAGTATGGTGAGATTGCCAAGGAAGGAGCCGGATCGCGTACCTAGTGATTTTCCTTTGCAAGGCTTCAAGTCGATTTATATCACCAACAGTAAGCGGGCACCAAACCGGAGAGCAGTACTCAAGACAAGATCGTACAACGGAACAGTAGATCGATTGGATGCACATGGGATCGATAAATTCACTACAGGAGCGCGTTATAAGGTTAAGCAGTTCGTTTCCCTTCGTGATAACACTGTCGATATATGGACGACATGAAAGTTTATCGTCTAGTAACACTCCCAGAACGCGAATACATGACGTTCGAACATAATGTGAATTTCTTATCGAGTGATTAAATATGATAGGGCTTCGGGCTCTGCTGAATGAAATGCATTGGCACTTATCCACACAGACATACGTCTAGTCCGTTTCTGATGCACCAACTATCGAGATCATCAAGGACTATCTGGAGGCGATGACAGTCATAGCATAGCATTTTTCACTGGCAGAACTATTTCGTCGGCGTACATGAGGTGTACACACGATAGATCGTTGATAAAGATGAGAAAAAGTATTGGACCCTGATTATTTCCTTGAGGGACTCCGGACGAAATGGTAAATGTGTGAGAGCGATGAGGTTCGATAACTATGCGATATGAGCGACCGGTTAAATAGGAGCGAAGCCAGGTAATATCAGCCAAACCCAGTATTTTCATGCTTTGAAAGCAGAATAACATGCGAAATGCTATCAAATGCGGCCTTAAAGTCCATATATGCAGCATCAACTTGAATGGTATGGTCCATGTTGTCGAAACAGTGACCAACAAATTTGACAAGATTAGTTGTTGAAGACGGGCTCAAATAGTTGTGCACCGCAGTGAGTAGCGGTTTGTACAGAAGTAGTACAAACACCTTAGCACATACGCAGAGAGAGACTATACCACGATAAATGCTGGCTTCAAGACGGCTGCCCTTCTTACGAATTGGAACCATTCGAGCGTGTTTCCATGGCACCGGGTAGATTCCTCGCGCTAATGAAGCATTAAATATTTTCGATAAGATGGGTCAAGTAGCATTATGACAGTGGCTTGTTCGAATACTTTTGATTTAGAACATTGATGTCACGGACTGTATTTGAACGTTGCCCTTGAGTTGGAGAAAAATAAGTTATTCAGTTCATTAAAATTGATATCATCTAATGAAACCACCAGCGATGGAAGCTTAAACTGGACATCATCTGTCGACGGTTCCACGCATGGGAAGCCGAATGAACTTTGGAAGCTTTGTGCAATGGACCGTACCACGTGAGGTCATAGGAATAATATCATCCACACGAGGTATTTTTAGGTGTTATTTTTGACTCAGAATTGTCGTCAGATTAAGTTTCATGCTGGTGAAGACACCACTATGACGTCAAACGGTTTCCGCATCAAAACCTGTTCCAGCACATCGGATTCCGGCGATGTATTTAAATCAGTGGTCGGCAAATGTTCAGCTCTTCAGCTAGATCTGTTAGTTCTGCGAATTAAATTGATAGCGCATGCGAGATAAGTTCATATGGATATTAATCAatccaaaataataaaacgttTAAACTAAACGTGCATTGTAGGGGAATTGTTTTGAGCATCAATAGTACAGAAATTTATTACCACTGAATTGGCAAAAGATCTTTGGCCACCCAATAATGCAGCCCGATAGGTTTTGAAACAAGTGAAACATATTAACACATTTCGCCAAAATTCAACTAAATATTTGATACCGTAACATTTCAGCACGCCCTTACTCCAATTGcgatgtttttaaaatgtgGCTCAAAGTCACAATTCAGTGCTCAACGAAGTTGTACCATTTAtttaaactaacaaaaaataaaatcgtcCCTTTACTTCAAAAGTTTGCTGACCCCTGGATCCGATTATCGCGCGATCTATCAATTTTAACGAACTCGTGTGCAGGTGCGTATTTGAGCAAAAGGCCCGCCCGTAATACTGGCGTGACTCCGTAGGTCGCTAATCAAACGATGCTCCTTAGGATTATCTCAACCATACACGATCTTCATCAGCGATGAATTGTTTTTCATAATGTATTTTTACCATGAATGACCAACTCTGGTCTCTCATATTCGTCGAATGTGTTTGTGGTATCTTACTGGAATGAATGTGTTCACACCATCACATCAGAATCAGTGTTTCACTGACCATCGAACACATCGCACGCATTAACGAAAGCGGCTTTGTTGAACTCAGTTACAAGAATGAATAGTAACGCTTTCGTTTGCATTATTCTTTGTTTGCCATTATTAGTGAAACTGTCCAGTGCACAGAGTAAGAAGTTTGTCTGCAGCTACTCTCCAACAAAAGCTACCCAGATCGGTTACCAACCTGATTACATTCCGTTGGAGATTTGTCCGTATGTGATCTTCAAAGCGTTCAGCTTCCCAACCATCGTTGGACGGCAGATGCTGTTCAATGTAAGTTTTCTTTGTTGGGTAGCCTAtccatgttttgtgtgttccttattaatatatatttttctcAACTACAGGATAACGACAAGATAGCCTTTAGCCGTGTGGTTTCAAGTGTGCGAAAACGTTCCAATACAGCTCGCGTTGTAGCATCCATTGATGGATCCGCTCGAGACTTTACCAGAACATCCAGCGCGACCGTGCGCAGAAAAGCATTCGCACAGGCCGCGGTGACGttgctgctcgagctggaTGCAGATGGGATTGAGCTGAACTGGAAGGAACCAGGCAGTACTCATGCAGGACGTGGTAGTTCAAATGATCGCATCACGATGGTGCAACTTCTGCAAGATCTTCAACAGGCGGTGAAGGCAGCCAGCAAAAGCAGAAATCGTAACCGAGAGCTATGGTTCCGAGGTTCGCTGCACTCGAACGTGATGGAAGAAGCGTACAACATGTTCGATTTGTGTGAGCTGGTCGATCATGTCACGCTGGATCCCAGCACGACCGATTATTTGGAAAATTCACACGCTCCGTTGTACGATAGACCAAGTATGTTAAAGACAGGAAATGGCTATGTAAGTAAACGATTCATTCTCCATGGTGTAATAGCAAAGTACTAATCTGCATCCTACATAGAACACAACGACACAGTACTGGATTGACGAGGGATGCACGGCAAAGAAGCTAATGCTTGGAATAGGTTTACACGGCATTAGCAGAGTCTACTCCCCCAGTTTAGTACGGTATGTTCGCGGCAGAATCAATTTATTAGACCATGTTGGTACCCATCTAGAGCAACGTGAGGTGAGACTCATGCTTATCAATTCTTTTCCATTTGGAGTGCTCATTCATAAGCGTGTAATCATTGTAGCTCTGCAAAACGATACGGGCAGCAGGATGGACCTATGGATGGGATGAGTATGGTGCCATGCCATACGTGACCAGAGCGCTACCGGATGAAAAAGCAGAGCGCATCAGCTACGAAGATTTGAACTCGTTGCGTCTCAAGATGGATATGGTGGAGCAGAAGCGATTCGGTGGCATTTACATCGATTATGTGCACTCGGACGACATCTATGGTAGTTGTGGCCAACCGTACTCCCTAACGGCGTATCTGTCGAGTCGGATTCGCTCCATTCCGTCTGAAATTGGGTTTGCCATCGAGTGGAACTGATAAGTACCAACTTTTTGAGTTAAACGGAAAAATGTAGAAATGGTTGAAGACTGAATGTGCTTTTGTACATTATTGTTCTTGACCGGTCCGAAATGGCTTACGCCGCCAGATTGAGTTTTATGCTTGCGAAGACGGTACAATGACGTCAAACGATTTCTGCAACAAAACCTGTTCCAACACATCAGACATTCACAGTTGCGATTTTAGAAACGCGCGAAACCAAATGAATAGCTCGATCAGGTTTAACGAACTCGTGTGCCGGTGTGTATTTGACCAAAAGCCTTGATGTTGTATCAAGCCAATAGCCACAAGGCTCGCGTGGTTGTGT
Coding sequences within:
- the LOC120903839 gene encoding probable chitinase 10 → MNSNAFVCIILCLPLLVKLSSAQSKKFVCSYSPTKATQIGYQPDYIPLEICPYVIFKAFSFPTIVGRQMLFNDNDKIAFSRVVSSVRKRSNTARVVASIDGSARDFTRTSSATVRRKAFAQAAVTLLLELDADGIELNWKEPGSTHAGRGSSNDRITMVQLLQDLQQAVKAASKSRNRNRELWFRGSLHSNVMEEAYNMFDLCELVDHVTLDPSTTDYLENSHAPLYDRPSMLKTGNGYNTTTQYWIDEGCTAKKLMLGIGLHGISRVYSPSLVRYVRGRINLLDHVGTHLEQRELCKTIRAAGWTYGWDEYGAMPYVTRALPDEKAERISYEDLNSLRLKMDMVEQKRFGGIYIDYVHSDDIYGSCGQPYSLTAYLSSRIRSIPSEIGFAIEWN